From the genome of Amycolatopsis granulosa:
CGTCAGACCCTCGGGCGCGACCGGCGACTGCGGCAGCAGACCGACCACCTTCGCCACCTCACGCGTCGGCAGCTTGTCGATCCGCTTGCCGTCCAGCAGCACCGCACCCTCTCGCGGAGCCAGCAGCCGCGCCAGCGCCCGGAGCAACGTCGACTTGCCGCAGCCGTTCGGGCCGATGATCGCGGTGATCGTGCCGTCGAGGACGTCCAGGTCCAGACCGCCGACGACGAGACGCTCGCCGTACCCCAGCTTCAGGCCCTGGGCCCGCAGTCGTGACGTCATGCTCGTGCCTCCCGGCGGCTCCGGACGAACAGGAAGATCAGGTACGGCGCGCCGAGGACCGCGGTCAGCACCCCGACCGGCAGGTCCGGCAGCAGCAGCCGGGTCAGCAGGTCCGCGCCCACGGTCAGCAGCGCGCCCAGCACCATCGACCCGGCCAGCGGCGGTTGCGCGGTCTTCGCCAGCCGCATCGCAATCTGCGGTGTCGCCAGCGCGACGAACGTGATCGGCCCCGCCGCGGCGGTGGCGATCGCGGCGAGCGTGGCCGCCAGCAACAGCAGCGCGCCGCGGGCGCCGTCGACCCGGATGCCGAGGCCGCGCGCGGTGTCGTCGCCGAACTGCAGGCCGCCGACGGTCCGCCCGCACACCAGCGTGACCGGCACCAGCACGGCCAGCGCGATCGCGACCGGGCCCACCGAGTCCCATCCGGTGTCGGCGAGGTTGCCCACCAGCCACGTCGTCGCGCGTGCCGCGTCGTTCACGTCCCCGGCGGCGAGCAGCCAGTTCACGATGTTGTAGCTGATCGCCCACAGTCCGATGCCGATCAGCACCATGCGGTAGCCGTCGACGCCGCGCCGCCACGACAACGCGTACAGCAGCACCGCCGCCAGCAGTCCGCCGAGCAGCCCGGCGACGGGCACGCCGATCGCGCTCACCATTCCGCTGACCTGACCGCGGTACCCGCCGGCGACGATCGCGGTGACCGCGCCGACCCCCGCGCCCCACGTGATGCCCAGGATGTCCGGGCTGGCCAGCGGGTTCCGCGCGACCGACTGGAACAACGCGCCGGACAGCCCGAGCGCGGCGCCCACCAGCACGCCGGCGAGCGTGCGCGGCAGGCGCAGGTCGAAGATGATCCCGCGTTCCCGGCGGGTCCCGCCGCCGAGCAGGGTCTCCAGTACGTCCCAGATCCCGATGCGCGAACTGCCCATGCCGATGTTGATCGCGGCGACGAGCACCAGCAGCACCGCCGCGACGACCACGACCGCGATCACCCGCGGCTTGACCGTCCACGCCACCGGCCCGGCGGCCAGCACCTTGCGCGTCATACCTTGCTCAGCCCCCGCCGCCGCACCAGCACGATGAACACCGGCGCCCCGATGATCGCGAGCAGGATGCCCACCTCGAAGTCGTCACCGGTCAGCACTCGCCCCAGCACGTCGGCCGTCAGCAGCAGCACCGCGCCGAGGAGCCCGGCCACCGGCACCAGCCAGCGGTAGTCCGGGCCGGTGATCGCGCGGGC
Proteins encoded in this window:
- a CDS encoding FecCD family ABC transporter permease; the protein is MTRKVLAAGPVAWTVKPRVIAVVVVAAVLLVLVAAINIGMGSSRIGIWDVLETLLGGGTRRERGIIFDLRLPRTLAGVLVGAALGLSGALFQSVARNPLASPDILGITWGAGVGAVTAIVAGGYRGQVSGMVSAIGVPVAGLLGGLLAAVLLYALSWRRGVDGYRMVLIGIGLWAISYNIVNWLLAAGDVNDAARATTWLVGNLADTGWDSVGPVAIALAVLVPVTLVCGRTVGGLQFGDDTARGLGIRVDGARGALLLLAATLAAIATAAAGPITFVALATPQIAMRLAKTAQPPLAGSMVLGALLTVGADLLTRLLLPDLPVGVLTAVLGAPYLIFLFVRSRREARA